A part of Aegilops tauschii subsp. strangulata cultivar AL8/78 chromosome 2, Aet v6.0, whole genome shotgun sequence genomic DNA contains:
- the LOC109744945 gene encoding BTB/POZ and MATH domain-containing protein 3-like produces the protein MPSPRWASVPSGFHLLEIVGYSRAKDMPTGAALESRPFMVGGYRWCIQIYPNGRFPEDADCIAVSFALIQDVEHPVKVHAGFSFIDEVEKQDPRHVRTIQITHVPGNCCMGFPRHITREAFEKSEHLKNDCFTIRCDLIIVQEGLQGVNARANAD, from the coding sequence ATGCCATCGCCGAGATGGGCATCTGTGCCCAGCGGGTTCCACCTGTTAGAGATCGTCGGCTACTCCCGCGCCAAAGACATGCCCACTGGCGCGGCCCTGGAGTCTAGACCGTTCATGGTTGGAGGCTATCGATGGTGTATCCAGATCTATCCGAACGGTAGATTCCCGGAGGATGCCGATTGCATAGCTGTTTCTTTCGCTCTCATCCAGGATGTTGAGCACCCTGTGAAAGTGCACGCTGGGTTCAGTTTCATCGACGAGGTTGAAAAGCAAGATCCTAGGCATGTTCGTACAATTCAGATAACTCATGTGCCTGGCAATTGCTGCATGGGTTTCCCCAGACACATCACAAGGGAAGCCTTCGAAAAGTCCGAGCATCTCAAAAACGACTGTTTCACCATCCGGTGTGATCTCATCATCGTTCAGGAAGGGCTACAGGGCGTCAACGCTAGAGCAAACGCCGACTGA